The proteins below are encoded in one region of Gloeocapsa sp. DLM2.Bin57:
- a CDS encoding CopG family transcriptional regulator, whose amino-acid sequence MFGFTVMPNLKFPEHIQNKLISLSKELGKDIDDLIQEAVLEYLEDLEDLKVAEERLAHPPDHYIDIAAVEKDLDLAD is encoded by the coding sequence ATGTTTGGCTTTACAGTTATGCCCAATTTAAAATTTCCTGAACATATTCAAAATAAATTAATATCCTTATCAAAAGAATTAGGTAAAGATATAGATGACTTAATTCAAGAAGCGGTTCTTGAATATTTAGAAGATTTAGAAGATCTTAAGGTGGCTGAAGAACGCCTAGCCCATCCCCCTGATCACTATATCGATATCGCTGCAGTGGAGAAAGACCTTGACTTGGCAGATTAA
- the modB gene encoding molybdate ABC transporter permease subunit: MFNSDLSPLWISLRVSLLATIIALFFGTLVAYLMYKYQGRGKGLLDGIFTLPLVLPPTVVGFLLLLLLGRNSPVGKLLIAGGISVIFTWQGGAIAATVVAFPLIYKTILGAFEQIDVNLINAGRTLGANDYRLFWQILLPLAWRGVIAGIILGFARALGEFGATLMIAGNIRGRTRTIPIAIFSAAEGGDMLQALGWVLLMITIALVAIAIINYYAKSSSFSSPWSFWVGYWIMKRQGKIKQLLPSTKKGLLMNISKSLPGFQLKINLDHDNTPLGILGASGSGKSMTLKCLAGLEKPDQGRIVLNGKVFFDSERKINIPCHHRRLGIVFQNYALFPHLTVAQNIGFAIQDLAKSEREERIKNLIKLVELEGLEYRYPQQLSGGQQQRVALARALAIQPEALLFDEALSALDTYLRHQIEQTLIDVLASYHGASLFVTHKLEEAYRVCNQLVVFNHGKILQQGRKEDIFERPISSTVARVTECKNFSSAQQINNNTIKALDWDCELKVIDVIPPELTYVGIRAHHLQFREDNQHQNTFSCWLTNISETQHRISLYLKLHQPPEHHKDYHLQAEVYKQKWEELKNRPFPWYVCLNELKLFMMES, from the coding sequence ATGTTTAACTCAGATTTATCACCTCTGTGGATATCTTTAAGAGTTTCCTTATTAGCTACTATCATTGCTTTATTTTTCGGAACATTAGTAGCTTATTTAATGTATAAATATCAAGGAAGAGGGAAAGGACTGCTCGACGGAATCTTTACCTTACCACTGGTTTTACCACCTACAGTTGTGGGCTTTTTACTATTACTATTATTAGGGAGAAATAGTCCTGTAGGAAAACTCTTAATAGCGGGAGGAATCAGCGTTATTTTTACTTGGCAAGGAGGAGCGATCGCAGCTACTGTAGTTGCTTTTCCTTTAATTTATAAAACTATTTTAGGAGCATTTGAACAAATAGATGTAAACTTAATCAATGCAGGAAGAACCCTAGGAGCTAATGATTATCGTCTATTTTGGCAAATTCTTTTACCTTTAGCGTGGCGAGGAGTAATAGCAGGTATTATCCTAGGGTTTGCTAGAGCTTTAGGAGAATTTGGGGCTACCTTAATGATAGCAGGAAATATTCGCGGTCGAACTAGAACCATTCCTATTGCGATTTTTTCTGCAGCAGAAGGAGGGGATATGCTTCAAGCTTTAGGATGGGTTTTATTAATGATTACTATTGCTTTAGTAGCGATCGCTATTATTAATTATTATGCTAAATCCTCTAGTTTTAGTAGTCCTTGGTCATTTTGGGTAGGATATTGGATTATGAAGCGTCAAGGGAAAATAAAACAGCTTCTACCCTCCACCAAAAAGGGTTTATTAATGAATATCAGTAAAAGTTTACCTGGTTTTCAACTCAAGATTAATCTAGATCATGATAACACTCCTTTAGGGATTTTAGGTGCTTCTGGTTCAGGGAAAAGCATGACTCTTAAATGTTTAGCAGGATTAGAAAAACCAGATCAAGGTAGAATCGTACTCAACGGTAAAGTTTTTTTTGATTCTGAGCGTAAGATTAATATACCTTGTCATCATCGTCGTTTAGGAATTGTTTTCCAGAATTATGCTCTTTTTCCCCATCTCACCGTAGCTCAAAATATTGGTTTTGCTATCCAAGATTTAGCTAAATCAGAAAGAGAAGAAAGGATCAAAAACTTGATTAAACTGGTAGAATTAGAAGGGTTAGAGTATCGTTATCCCCAACAATTATCAGGAGGACAACAACAGAGAGTAGCTTTAGCTAGAGCTTTAGCAATTCAACCCGAAGCTTTACTATTTGATGAAGCACTTTCCGCGTTAGATACTTACTTACGTCATCAGATTGAACAAACATTAATTGACGTTTTAGCTAGTTATCATGGAGCTTCTTTATTCGTTACTCATAAATTAGAAGAAGCTTATCGAGTCTGTAACCAATTAGTTGTCTTTAATCATGGTAAAATCCTTCAACAAGGACGTAAAGAAGATATATTTGAGCGTCCTATTAGTAGCACAGTGGCTAGAGTTACTGAATGTAAAAACTTTTCTAGTGCTCAACAAATTAACAATAACACAATTAAAGCTTTAGATTGGGATTGTGAATTAAAAGTAATTGATGTTATTCCCCCTGAATTAACCTATGTCGGAATTCGCGCTCATCATTTACAGTTTAGGGAAGATAATCAACATCAGAATACTTTTTCTTGTTGGTTAACAAATATAAGTGAAACTCAACATCGGATCAGTTTATATTTAAAATTACATCAACCTCCAGAACATCATAAAGACTATCATCTTCAAGCTGAAGTTTATAAACAAAAGTGGGAAGAGTTGAAAAATCGTCCTTTTCCCTGGTATGTTTGTTTAAATGAGTTAAAATTATTTATGATGGAAAGTTAA
- a CDS encoding type II toxin-antitoxin system RelE/ParE family toxin, with protein MTWQIKFDPRAQKELKKLDKKIQKRIIFYLKERIVCEDNPRCLGSALKGDKTGLWRYRVGDYRIICKIKDDELLVLVIKVGHRGSTY; from the coding sequence TTGACTTGGCAGATTAAATTTGACCCTAGGGCACAAAAAGAGTTAAAGAAACTCGATAAAAAAATTCAAAAACGTATTATTTTTTATTTAAAAGAAAGAATTGTCTGTGAAGACAATCCTCGATGCTTGGGTTCTGCTTTGAAAGGCGATAAAACCGGTTTATGGCGTTATCGTGTAGGAGATTATCGAATTATTTGTAAAATTAAAGATGATGAACTTTTAGTTTTAGTTATCAAAGTAGGACACAGAGGTTCTACCTATTAA